In Candidatus Methylomirabilota bacterium, one genomic interval encodes:
- a CDS encoding ABC transporter substrate-binding protein, with amino-acid sequence MTGLRATFESLGWIAREVGIFKGLGLECTFPRLETGGPEAVAGIVRGDWEFAETGSAPYGQAALDGRDTVILLAALAPLSTGLPILTRPAISDPHQLEGKRLGVLTNTGQVAISVRSALHTWGVSATLVPLGTFGAIYAALGSGEIDAGALSADYRFLGPREFGLRVLDTPSAGYVPVVVGCSRRLIAADRRLVSGVVQAYIEAIHFFKTKRLEVIPVLQQFLRFKDRPAVEEAYDFYAPLLQRLPRPSAQGLLILLQDLLQTQPSAVHVSPADFVDSSFLDELEQAGLIEAIYGDTAEARS; translated from the coding sequence GTGACCGGACTACGCGCGACCTTTGAGAGTCTCGGCTGGATTGCGAGGGAAGTTGGCATCTTCAAAGGGCTAGGCCTCGAGTGCACATTCCCCAGACTCGAGACGGGCGGGCCGGAAGCCGTCGCCGGAATCGTTCGGGGCGATTGGGAATTTGCGGAAACCGGCAGCGCTCCGTATGGGCAGGCGGCCCTTGACGGCCGGGATACCGTCATTCTTCTTGCGGCGTTGGCGCCACTCTCGACGGGACTGCCGATCCTGACGCGCCCGGCGATATCCGATCCGCACCAGCTAGAGGGCAAGCGCCTTGGTGTTCTGACGAACACCGGCCAGGTCGCCATCTCCGTGCGCTCCGCCCTGCACACGTGGGGCGTCAGCGCCACCCTCGTTCCCCTTGGGACATTCGGGGCGATCTATGCCGCGCTCGGGTCCGGAGAGATCGACGCCGGAGCGCTCTCCGCCGACTATCGATTCTTGGGACCGAGAGAGTTCGGCTTGCGAGTCCTTGACACGCCGAGCGCCGGGTACGTGCCCGTCGTTGTCGGGTGCTCACGCCGACTGATCGCGGCGGACCGCCGCCTCGTTTCCGGCGTGGTGCAGGCCTACATTGAGGCGATCCATTTCTTCAAGACGAAGCGCTTGGAGGTCATTCCCGTGCTCCAGCAGTTTCTTCGGTTCAAGGACCGGCCTGCCGTCGAGGAAGCATACGACTTCTATGCGCCGCTCCTTCAGCGGTTGCCACGCCCATCGGCACAAGGTCTCCTGATTCTTCTTCAAGACCTACTGCAGACACAGCCGTCCGCCGTCCACGTTTCGCCGGCGGACTTCGTCGATTCGTCGTTCCTCGATGAGCTCGAGCAAGCTGGATTGATCGAGGCCATCTACGGCGATACCGCTGAAGCGAGAAGCTAA
- a CDS encoding TIGR03621 family F420-dependent LLM class oxidoreductase yields MRPFRFGVLARVAHSRDDWLEKARRAEALGYAIFLVPDHFRDQVATSVGIMAAAAATTTIRVGSMVYDNDFRHPAVVAKDAATLDLLTGGRFELGLGAGWLLGDYAQTGIPFDAGRVRVERLEEAVRIITRYLAGGPVTAKGRHYAVTELEGLPRPVQRPRPPLLIGGGGPRILSLAAREADIVGLVPRTRPDGSGLDLADIGPDTLDAKVATVRAAAGARFSALELNALVQRVLVADNTATGLAEIAQQWKMEPAQVRESPFVLAGSVEDVVDTLEARRARYGVSYIAVFEQFMEAFAPVVKRLAGR; encoded by the coding sequence GTGAGGCCCTTCCGCTTCGGCGTCCTGGCACGGGTGGCGCATTCGCGTGATGATTGGCTCGAGAAGGCGCGGCGGGCGGAGGCCCTCGGCTACGCCATCTTCCTCGTGCCCGATCACTTCCGCGACCAGGTGGCGACCAGCGTCGGCATCATGGCTGCGGCCGCCGCCACCACGACGATTCGCGTCGGCAGCATGGTGTACGACAACGATTTCCGCCATCCCGCCGTGGTCGCCAAGGACGCGGCGACGCTCGATCTCCTGACGGGCGGACGCTTCGAGCTGGGGCTCGGGGCGGGATGGCTCCTGGGCGACTACGCGCAGACCGGCATCCCCTTCGACGCCGGACGGGTGCGCGTCGAGCGCCTGGAAGAGGCGGTGCGCATCATCACCCGCTACCTCGCGGGCGGGCCGGTGACGGCCAAGGGTCGGCACTATGCAGTGACCGAGCTGGAGGGATTGCCGCGCCCTGTGCAGCGTCCCCGGCCGCCCCTGCTCATCGGGGGAGGCGGACCCAGGATCCTGTCCCTCGCCGCCCGCGAAGCCGACATCGTGGGTCTCGTCCCGCGAACCCGGCCCGACGGCAGCGGGCTCGACCTCGCGGACATCGGTCCTGACACGCTGGACGCGAAGGTCGCCACGGTTCGCGCCGCGGCGGGCGCGCGCTTCTCCGCCCTCGAGCTCAACGCCCTGGTTCAGCGGGTGCTCGTGGCCGACAACACGGCCACCGGCCTCGCCGAGATCGCCCAGCAATGGAAGATGGAACCGGCTCAGGTGCGCGAGAGCCCGTTTGTCCTCGCGGGATCCGTGGAGGACGTCGTCGATACGCTCGAGGCGCGGCGCGCCCGCTACGGTGTCTCCTACATCGCTGTCTTCGAGCAGTTCATGGAAGCGTTCGCGCCGGTCGTGAAGCGACTCGCCGGGCGTTAG
- a CDS encoding amidohydrolase family protein, which yields MSGFGEMSDGRRIAIKAPYVLAHDGRVHRTLRDGVVVIEDGAILHVGPRFDGRVDETVDAADRIVTPGLISTHAHIAGSPLDRSFIEDRGNPQFFYSGLFEMLPVRAEAQDEEASRACIDFSMAEMLRGGVTTVMEIGPIADYVVERAGHYGLRVYLGLGFRSGRWLTGDGKRVEWEWNEEAGRQGLRRAVEAFKAHDGAHGGLVRCFFAPSQIDTCTPELLKEGKRWADETGRPYQVHTSQSVVEFNEMLARHGKTPIAWMRELGVLGPNTILGHAIIIGGSSWTNYPAGDVAIMADSGCSVAHAVWVFARRGVAMESFGAYRAAGINMALGTDTNPQSVIEAMRWAAVVSKMMERQTEFTTAAHVFDAATLGGARALGRDDLGRIAPGARADLVLWKTQSWRMTPLRDPVKNIVYNATDEDVDRVYVDGRLVVDGGRVLAADERAILRALQAGGERMWPRMAKSDWAGRGADALSPPTYPEWSA from the coding sequence GTGTCAGGCTTCGGCGAGATGAGCGACGGCCGCCGCATCGCCATCAAGGCGCCGTACGTGCTCGCCCACGACGGGCGCGTTCATCGCACGCTTCGCGACGGCGTGGTGGTGATCGAGGACGGCGCGATCCTGCACGTGGGCCCGCGCTTCGACGGCCGCGTGGACGAGACGGTGGACGCCGCCGACCGCATCGTCACCCCGGGGCTCATCTCCACCCACGCCCACATCGCGGGCTCGCCGCTGGACCGCTCGTTCATCGAGGACCGCGGCAATCCCCAGTTCTTCTACTCCGGCCTCTTCGAGATGCTGCCGGTGCGCGCGGAGGCGCAGGACGAGGAGGCCAGCCGCGCCTGCATCGACTTCTCAATGGCGGAGATGCTGCGCGGCGGGGTCACTACCGTGATGGAGATCGGGCCCATCGCCGACTACGTGGTCGAGCGTGCCGGCCACTACGGCCTGCGCGTGTATCTCGGCCTCGGCTTCCGGTCCGGGCGCTGGCTCACGGGGGACGGCAAGCGTGTCGAGTGGGAGTGGAACGAGGAGGCGGGGCGCCAGGGGCTACGCCGCGCGGTGGAAGCCTTCAAGGCGCATGACGGCGCCCACGGCGGCCTCGTGCGCTGCTTCTTCGCCCCGTCCCAGATCGATACGTGCACCCCCGAGCTCCTGAAGGAAGGCAAGCGCTGGGCGGACGAGACGGGACGTCCGTACCAGGTGCACACGTCGCAGTCGGTGGTCGAGTTCAACGAGATGCTGGCCCGACACGGGAAGACCCCGATCGCCTGGATGCGCGAGCTGGGCGTACTCGGCCCCAACACCATCCTCGGCCACGCCATCATCATCGGCGGCTCGTCCTGGACGAACTATCCAGCGGGCGACGTCGCCATCATGGCCGACTCCGGCTGCTCAGTGGCCCACGCGGTATGGGTGTTCGCGCGGCGCGGGGTCGCCATGGAGTCGTTCGGCGCCTACCGCGCCGCCGGCATCAACATGGCGCTCGGCACCGACACCAACCCGCAGAGCGTGATCGAGGCGATGCGGTGGGCCGCGGTGGTCTCCAAGATGATGGAGCGGCAGACGGAGTTCACCACCGCCGCCCACGTCTTCGACGCGGCCACCCTGGGCGGAGCCCGCGCCCTGGGCCGTGACGACCTCGGCCGCATCGCGCCGGGCGCGCGCGCCGACCTCGTGCTGTGGAAGACTCAGTCGTGGCGCATGACGCCGCTGCGCGATCCCGTGAAGAACATCGTCTACAACGCCACCGACGAGGACGTGGACCGCGTCTACGTGGACGGCCGCCTCGTGGTGGACGGCGGGCGGGTGCTCGCCGCCGACGAGCGCGCCATCCTGCGGGCGCTCCAGGCGGGCGGCGAGCGCATGTGGCCCCGCATGGCGAAGTCGGACTGGGCGGGCCGGGGGGCCGACGCGCTGTCGCCGCCGACCTATCCCGAGTGGAGCGCGTGA